The following are encoded together in the Desulfovermiculus halophilus DSM 18834 genome:
- the hypE gene encoding hydrogenase expression/formation protein HypE, whose protein sequence is MHTHILLDHGSGGLASQRLIKDVFVRHLGNAVLSSLNDAACLDLSGRVAMSTDTFTVTPLFFPGGDIGSLAVHGTVNDVAMCGAVPRYLSCGFILEEGLSLELLERIVASMARAAESAGVQIATGDTKVVPRGAVDQVFINTTGLGELGEGTPPQGNRAAPGDAVLVNGSMGDHGLTVLAHREGLNFRTPVESDSAALNGLVSDVMQAVGDVHVLRDPTRGGLATTIKEIAEQSGVCIELEESRIPFSPGVEEGCSFLGLDPLFLANEGKMICIVPQDMAEKALQAMRSHALGKRAEIVGRVIQGQAGRVVLNTAIGGQRLVHMLEGEQLPRIC, encoded by the coding sequence ATGCATACCCATATACTTCTGGATCACGGCAGTGGGGGGCTGGCCTCCCAGCGTTTGATCAAGGATGTCTTTGTCCGCCATCTGGGCAATGCCGTTTTGTCCTCCTTAAACGATGCCGCCTGCCTGGATCTGTCCGGCCGGGTGGCAATGAGCACGGATACCTTCACCGTAACCCCCCTGTTTTTCCCCGGCGGGGACATAGGTTCCCTGGCCGTGCACGGCACAGTGAACGACGTGGCCATGTGCGGTGCCGTGCCCCGGTACTTGAGCTGCGGATTCATCCTGGAAGAGGGGCTCAGTCTGGAGCTTTTGGAGCGGATCGTGGCCAGCATGGCCCGGGCCGCAGAATCGGCCGGGGTGCAGATAGCCACCGGGGACACCAAGGTGGTCCCCCGGGGGGCGGTGGATCAGGTGTTCATCAACACCACCGGTCTGGGCGAGCTGGGGGAAGGGACCCCGCCCCAGGGAAACAGGGCGGCCCCAGGGGATGCGGTGCTGGTCAACGGGAGCATGGGCGACCACGGTCTGACCGTGCTGGCCCACAGGGAGGGGCTGAACTTCCGAACCCCGGTGGAAAGCGATTCCGCTGCGCTGAACGGGCTGGTCAGCGATGTGATGCAGGCGGTGGGGGATGTGCATGTCCTGCGCGACCCAACCAGAGGCGGCCTGGCCACCACGATCAAGGAGATCGCCGAGCAGTCCGGGGTGTGCATAGAGCTGGAGGAGTCCAGGATTCCGTTCAGTCCAGGCGTGGAGGAAGGGTGTTCCTTTTTGGGTCTGGATCCATTGTTTCTGGCCAATGAGGGCAAGATGATCTGCATTGTGCCCCAGGATATGGCCGAAAAGGCCCTGCAGGCCATGCGCAGCCATGCACTGGGCAAAAGGGCCGAGATCGTCGGCCGGGTGATCCAGGGCCAGGCGGGGCGGGTGGTCCTGAATACGGCTATCGGCGGTCAGCGGCTGGTGCACATGCTGGAGGGGGAGCAGCTGCCCAGGATCTGCTGA
- the hypD gene encoding hydrogenase formation protein HypD, whose protein sequence is METRGDTRMQGYADPGLCRELADRIRAALTGRLRFMEVCGTHTVSIYRSGLRSLLPPEVEHVSGPGCPVCVTHAREIAACIALARIPGVIVLTFGDMMRIPDSRGMSLQQAKARGADVRICYSPAEALQLARANPDQEVVFLGVGFETTAPAVAAVVKQAGQNGLDNLSLLSCHKRIPPALGHLLAGRDLDVDALLLPGHVSTVIGLGPYSFLGREFGIPSAVSGFEPADILMGLYSLVRQQEKQKPEVINAYPRAVKDQGNRAAQAVLEEVFDSGPAQWRGLGRIEDSGLYLAPEYSGLDAWKRFGLEDIEDREPPGCRCGEVLKGKLHPRQCPLFGAGCTPSRPAGPCMVSTEGSCAAVFKYGM, encoded by the coding sequence ATGGAGACCAGGGGGGATACGAGAATGCAGGGCTATGCCGATCCCGGCTTGTGCCGGGAGCTGGCGGACAGGATACGCGCAGCCCTGACCGGGCGGCTTCGGTTCATGGAGGTCTGCGGGACCCATACGGTCTCGATCTACAGATCCGGCCTGCGCTCCCTGCTTCCCCCGGAGGTGGAGCATGTCTCCGGCCCGGGATGTCCGGTCTGTGTGACCCATGCCCGGGAAATCGCCGCCTGCATCGCCCTTGCCCGCATCCCGGGGGTGATTGTGCTCACCTTTGGGGATATGATGCGTATCCCGGACTCACGGGGAATGAGCCTGCAGCAGGCCAAGGCCCGGGGTGCGGACGTGAGGATATGCTATTCACCGGCTGAAGCCCTGCAGCTGGCCCGGGCCAATCCGGACCAGGAGGTGGTCTTTCTGGGTGTGGGGTTCGAGACCACGGCCCCGGCCGTGGCCGCGGTGGTCAAGCAGGCCGGACAGAATGGACTGGACAATCTCTCCCTCCTTTCCTGCCACAAGCGGATTCCCCCGGCGCTTGGCCATCTGCTTGCCGGCCGGGACCTGGACGTGGATGCCCTGCTCCTCCCCGGACATGTCTCCACGGTGATCGGTCTTGGGCCGTACTCCTTTTTGGGCCGGGAGTTTGGGATCCCCTCGGCTGTCAGCGGATTCGAGCCCGCGGATATCCTTATGGGCCTGTATTCCCTGGTCCGGCAGCAGGAAAAACAAAAGCCGGAAGTGATCAACGCCTACCCCCGGGCGGTCAAGGACCAGGGCAACCGGGCCGCCCAGGCCGTGCTGGAAGAGGTGTTCGACTCCGGCCCGGCTCAGTGGAGAGGGCTGGGAAGGATAGAGGACAGCGGCCTCTATTTGGCCCCTGAATACAGCGGCCTGGACGCCTGGAAGCGGTTCGGGCTGGAAGACATAGAGGACAGGGAGCCGCCGGGCTGCCGGTGCGGCGAGGTGCTCAAGGGCAAGCTGCACCCCCGGCAGTGTCCCCTTTTTGGGGCCGGGTGCACGCCGTCCCGGCCAGCCGGGCCGTGCATGGTCTCCACTGAAGGCAGCTGCGCCGCGGTGTTTAAGTATGGAATGTGA
- a CDS encoding HD domain-containing protein — MAKVQKPKALRTSPCNAQPATGTAMSASSSSISIPYPAVNCGMVPDDAQCKRWWHTYGMLENVAVHSLLVAGIASWIGHRAKTRGLEISEQTLRAAGLLHDLAKTYTVRHGGNHSQLGAAWVMALTGNPAIAQAVRHHVMWPGPLDVRTHFVPLVIIYADKRVKHDQIVTLQERFSDLFDRYGINEARIASMNRSFAQVEHIEGELSTLLEVDLHAYPFDSRGMVQ; from the coding sequence ATGGCTAAAGTCCAGAAACCCAAGGCATTGCGCACGAGCCCTTGCAACGCACAACCGGCAACCGGCACCGCCATGTCCGCTTCCAGCTCATCCATCTCCATCCCTTATCCAGCTGTCAACTGTGGCATGGTTCCGGACGATGCCCAGTGCAAGAGATGGTGGCACACGTACGGGATGCTGGAAAATGTTGCCGTTCACAGCCTGCTGGTCGCTGGAATCGCATCCTGGATCGGGCACCGGGCAAAGACCCGGGGTCTGGAGATCTCCGAGCAGACCCTGCGCGCGGCCGGCCTGCTCCACGATCTGGCCAAGACCTATACCGTGCGTCACGGTGGCAACCACAGCCAGCTCGGAGCGGCCTGGGTCATGGCCCTGACCGGAAACCCGGCCATCGCCCAGGCAGTGAGGCATCACGTCATGTGGCCCGGTCCCCTCGACGTGCGCACTCACTTCGTGCCCCTGGTCATCATCTATGCCGACAAGCGGGTCAAGCACGACCAGATCGTTACCCTGCAGGAACGTTTCTCCGACCTGTTTGACCGCTACGGAATCAACGAGGCCAGAATTGCTTCCATGAACCGCTCCTTTGCCCAGGTAGAACATATTGAAGGCGAGCTGAGCACCCTCCTGGAGGTCGACCTGCATGCGTATCCTTTTGATAGCCGGGGGATGGTCCAATGA
- a CDS encoding D-alanine--D-alanine ligase family protein: MRILLIAGGWSNERDVSLSGRQAIHTSLERLGHQVVFFDPAVQFHRLPEMARDADFAFINLHGCPGEDGLIQALLDRLGCPYQGSGPSGSLLALNKAAAKELFVGSGIPTPNWEFLPRTPEGGWTCGLRFPLFLKPNNGGSSLDISHVHSQEQLADLLPPLFSKGCEALLEEAVSGQEITCAVLGSTALPPILIQPADSSGFFDYFSKYTPQAAQEICPAPISGELTSLIQDLAVRAHQCLGLSGYSRADFMVRDNQPYLLEVNTLPGMTATSLFPQAAQAVGLSFEQMVAELIELGKNGSSTQ, encoded by the coding sequence ATGCGTATCCTTTTGATAGCCGGGGGATGGTCCAATGAACGGGATGTCTCCTTAAGCGGCAGACAAGCGATTCACACCTCCCTGGAACGCCTCGGGCACCAGGTGGTATTCTTCGACCCCGCCGTCCAATTCCACCGCCTGCCGGAAATGGCCCGGGACGCCGACTTCGCGTTCATCAATCTGCACGGCTGTCCGGGCGAAGACGGGCTGATTCAGGCCCTGCTCGACCGCCTGGGATGCCCCTATCAGGGCTCCGGCCCCAGCGGTTCACTTCTGGCCCTAAACAAGGCCGCAGCCAAGGAGCTCTTTGTCGGCTCCGGGATCCCTACTCCGAATTGGGAGTTCCTTCCCCGGACCCCGGAAGGGGGATGGACCTGCGGACTGCGCTTCCCCCTGTTCCTCAAGCCCAACAACGGGGGCTCCAGCCTGGACATCAGCCATGTCCACTCCCAGGAGCAGCTCGCCGATCTGCTCCCCCCCCTGTTCTCCAAGGGATGCGAGGCCCTGCTGGAAGAGGCTGTCTCCGGACAGGAGATCACCTGCGCCGTTCTGGGTTCCACGGCCCTGCCCCCGATTCTGATCCAGCCGGCGGACTCCTCCGGTTTTTTCGACTATTTCAGCAAATATACCCCCCAGGCGGCCCAAGAGATCTGTCCGGCGCCCATATCCGGGGAGCTGACCTCCCTGATCCAGGATCTGGCCGTACGGGCCCACCAATGTCTGGGCCTGTCCGGATACAGCCGGGCCGACTTCATGGTCCGGGACAACCAGCCCTACCTCCTGGAGGTCAACACCCTGCCCGGAATGACCGCCACCAGCCTGTTTCCCCAGGCTGCGCAGGCCGTGGGGCTGTCCTTTGAGCAGATGGTGGCCGAGCTTATAGAGCTCGGGAAAAATGGCTCTTCGACCCAGTAA
- a CDS encoding 3-deoxy-D-manno-octulosonic acid transferase, translating into MSHISQDAHIQPAGLPAGYRAGLGLYSALWYAALPAAMLSKRLRSGLGPRLRSRLEPRETDVWIQAASAGECTLTTTLLQAWPREAPLTCLATTNTPQGMGVLRTFSPPQHMLFTPGYAPLDTTARVRRALAALRPRVVVLLETELWPNILAACARQQVPVILLNARMTPKSLSWYSRFRDLAQRIRPRRILAVDREQADRYAYIFGSLNVQTMRNIKFDRWAGMQEPLPYVHNPLSGVFKPQARLVVYGSVRREEESSLTPVIARMAEEHPKAVQAVFPRHMHRIPAWKKALQEAGLSWQLRSQTLEAVPQGRVVLWDRMGELEAAYALARAVFIGGSLAPLGGQNFLESLGQGIVPCTGPWWSNFSWVGREILDQGLLTQVRGPEELFQALSRSLRTSPSRDKVFERFTRYLDQRRGGVDDALAAIRQYMP; encoded by the coding sequence ATGTCCCACATATCCCAGGATGCCCACATCCAGCCCGCAGGACTGCCGGCCGGCTATAGAGCCGGACTCGGCCTGTACTCGGCCTTGTGGTACGCCGCCCTGCCGGCAGCCATGCTCTCCAAACGCCTCCGGTCCGGCCTGGGGCCCAGACTGCGTTCCCGGCTGGAACCTCGGGAGACGGACGTCTGGATCCAGGCGGCCTCAGCAGGAGAATGCACCCTGACCACAACCCTGCTCCAGGCCTGGCCCCGGGAAGCCCCCCTGACCTGCCTGGCCACGACCAACACGCCCCAGGGAATGGGGGTTCTGCGCACCTTTTCCCCTCCACAGCACATGCTGTTCACTCCAGGATACGCTCCGCTGGACACCACGGCTCGAGTCCGCAGGGCCCTCGCCGCCCTGCGGCCCCGGGTAGTCGTCCTTCTGGAAACCGAGCTGTGGCCGAACATCTTGGCGGCTTGCGCCAGACAGCAGGTGCCGGTCATACTCCTTAATGCCCGAATGACGCCGAAAAGCCTGAGCTGGTACAGCCGATTCCGGGATCTGGCCCAGCGGATCAGGCCCCGCCGGATTCTGGCTGTGGACCGGGAGCAGGCCGACAGGTATGCCTACATCTTTGGTTCCCTCAACGTGCAGACCATGCGCAACATCAAGTTCGACCGCTGGGCTGGAATGCAGGAGCCCCTGCCCTATGTGCACAACCCCCTTTCCGGGGTGTTCAAGCCCCAGGCCAGACTGGTGGTGTACGGCTCCGTGCGCCGGGAGGAGGAATCCTCTCTGACCCCGGTCATCGCCAGGATGGCCGAGGAGCACCCCAAAGCGGTGCAGGCGGTCTTTCCCCGGCATATGCACCGTATCCCGGCCTGGAAAAAGGCCTTGCAGGAAGCCGGACTGAGCTGGCAACTTCGAAGCCAGACCCTGGAGGCCGTTCCCCAGGGCCGGGTAGTCCTCTGGGACCGCATGGGCGAGCTGGAGGCGGCCTATGCTTTGGCCAGGGCGGTCTTCATCGGCGGCAGCCTGGCCCCCCTGGGGGGACAGAACTTCCTGGAGTCTCTGGGCCAGGGGATCGTACCCTGCACCGGACCCTGGTGGTCCAATTTCTCCTGGGTGGGCCGGGAGATCCTGGATCAGGGGCTTTTGACCCAGGTCCGGGGCCCTGAAGAGCTGTTCCAGGCCCTGTCCCGCTCCCTGCGCACATCCCCGTCCAGGGACAAGGTCTTTGAGCGCTTCACCCGCTACCTGGACCAGCGCCGGGGAGGGGTGGACGATGCCCTGGCCGCCATAAGGCAGTATATGCCCTGA
- a CDS encoding ADP-ribosylglycohydrolase family protein, producing the protein MLGAISGDIIGSRFEARPTKSKDFDLFTQDCRFTDDSVLTIALADSLLNSVPYSQNLKTFYARYPHAGYGGTFAVWAASTQTDPYYSFGNGSAMRVSPVGWFFSDEQTVLDQARDSAAVTHDHPEGIKGAQAVALGLFLARQGRDKSEIRDRLQDGFGYDLQTPLERIRPGYSFDVTCQGSVPQAITAFLESTDFEDAVRNAVSLGGDSDTQACMAGALAEAYYGGIPPAIAEQSLHRLDEFLRRLVYAFYASVIPNQELPQI; encoded by the coding sequence ATGCTAGGCGCAATCAGCGGCGACATCATTGGGTCCAGATTTGAGGCCCGGCCTACGAAAAGCAAGGATTTCGATCTGTTCACCCAGGACTGTCGGTTCACCGACGACAGCGTGCTGACCATCGCCCTGGCCGACAGCCTGCTCAACTCTGTGCCCTACAGCCAGAACCTGAAGACCTTTTACGCCCGCTATCCCCATGCTGGATACGGGGGCACCTTTGCCGTCTGGGCGGCCTCCACCCAGACCGATCCCTACTACAGCTTCGGCAACGGCTCGGCCATGCGGGTCAGCCCAGTGGGCTGGTTCTTCAGCGATGAGCAGACAGTCCTGGACCAGGCCCGGGACAGCGCAGCTGTGACCCATGACCACCCGGAAGGGATCAAGGGAGCGCAGGCTGTGGCTCTGGGCCTCTTTCTGGCCCGGCAGGGCCGGGATAAGTCCGAGATCAGGGACCGGCTCCAGGATGGGTTCGGCTACGACCTGCAGACCCCTTTGGAACGCATCAGGCCCGGGTACAGCTTCGACGTCACCTGCCAGGGTTCCGTGCCCCAGGCCATAACCGCCTTTTTGGAATCCACTGACTTTGAAGACGCGGTGCGCAACGCCGTATCCCTGGGCGGGGACAGCGACACCCAGGCCTGCATGGCCGGTGCGCTGGCCGAAGCCTACTACGGCGGCATCCCCCCGGCTATTGCCGAGCAGAGCCTGCATCGGCTGGATGAGTTCCTCCGCCGTCTGGTGTACGCCTTTTACGCCTCGGTCATACCC